TTTTCCTAATGCCATTACTTATTTAGAAAAAAGTATTGCTGAAGCTGATAAAAAGGAAGATGTTATTGTACAAAAAGATGCAACCAGAAAGTTATCTGATGTATATCGTGATGCTGGAGATTATAAGAAAGCGTTAAGTATTTATCAAGATTACGTAAGCTTAGTAGATAAAGCTTATATTAAAAAAGAACAAGAAATATCTCAAGCGGCCAGATTTAGTAAAGATATTGTAAGTAAACAAAATAGAATTATAAGTTTAGAAAGCGATCGTGCATTATCTGAAAGTAAATATCAACTTACTACAGAACAAACTAAAAGACAAAAATTAATTATTTATTCATTAATAGGTGGTTTAATTTTATTGTTGATTGCAGCCTTTTTAATGATGAAATATATTAAACAACAACGTTTAGCAAATAATTTGTTGGCATTAAAAAGTTTGAGAAGTCAAATGAATCCACATTTTATTTTTAATGCTTTAAACTCGGTAAATAGTTTTATCGCTTCAAACGACGAGCGAACAGCCAATAAATATTTAACCGACTTCTCCTTATTGATGCGTGCTGTTTTAGAAAATAGCGAAGAAGATTTTATTCCGTTAGAAAAAGAAATAGAACTCTTGCAATTATACACCAAATTAGAGCATTTTAGATTTAAAGATAAGTTTGATTATAGTATTAAAGTTGATGAACATATTAATATTAATGACTTTGTAATTCCTCCAATGCTATTGCAACCCTATATCGAAAATGCCGTTTGGCATGGGTTGCGTTACAAAAAAACAAAAGGATTTTTAGAAATAAGAATTACACAATCTAACACAGATGAAATTGTTATTACAATTACCGATGATGGTATTGGACGACAAAAATCTAAAGCTTTAAAAACTGAAAATCAACAAAAACAGAACTCAAAAGGCATGGGTAATATTAAAAAACGAGTAGCGATTTTAAATACGATGTATAAAGATAAAGTAGATGTTTTTATAGATGATTATAAAAATGAAGAAGACTCAGGTACAAAAGTTGTTGTAACACTTAAAAAGGATTAACGAATTGCGGTTAACGATTTTTGAATTAAGAATTAAAAAAAAAGAATCTATTTGTCACCTCGAGCGCAGTCGAGAGGTCTCATAATTTATGAAAGATGAAGTTTAAAGTGTTTTTACATTATTAATTTTTATGATGAATTCTTGTAAAACAGCAAGAGAAAGAAAGGCATGTATTAAATTAGTTAATGAAAATAAAAGTTTAGGAATAGAAAATTTTGATGAGTTAAGAGAATATACAGGTGTAAATTGGGTTAAATTATTAGCTGCTGTTTGGATACTTGATGGAGAAGTTTTCACTGAAGATGAAATCAAATATAAGATAAATGAAAAAAAGTTTGACATATTAAAAGTTCAAATTTTAGATGGTGATTCCATACAATTTGTTTGTAAACGAGTGCCTTTTTATGTTATAATTTCAACGAACAATTGTTTAAAAAACCATTAGTGTCAAATTTAAAAATATGAAATTAACCTCCATTATAGTAGAAGATGAAGAAATAAGTCGAGATATTCTAAAAAATTATCTCAAAAAATATTGTCCTAATGTACATGTTATAGGAGAAGCATCAAACATTGAAGAAGCCTTAGTTTTAATTCGGAATAACGATTTAGATTTGGTGTTTCTCGATGTAGAAATGCCTTATGGAAATGCTTTCGATTTGTTAGATAAAGTAGGCGATGTGAATTTTGAAACCGTGTTTGTAACGGCATATAATCATTATGCTATTGATGCCCTAAACGCACATGCTTCATATTATTTAATGAAACCTATTTCAATTGACGAACTTATTAAAGCAGTCGATTATGTAGCCGAAATTAAAACCAAAGAAGATGCCCTTCAAGACGAAGTTTTAATACCAAAAACCAATAGTGTTCATGGTAAAATAACCATTCCGCAACAAAACGGGTTTGAAGTTATTAATACGGCAGATATCTTGTATTGTAAAGCCGATGATAATTATACGAATATCTATCTAAATAATAATAAAAAGAAACTGGTAAGTAAAACACTTAAATATTTTGAAGACGCTTTAAACAATGCTAATTTTGTACGTGTACATAAATCGTATTTAGTAAACGTAAACGAAGTGGTAAAATACTTAAAAGGAAAAGGAGGAAGCGTTATATTAAGTAACGGACAAGAAATTATGGTATCAGCTTCAAAGAAATCCGATTTATTATCATATTTTAAATAATATATTCCTGCGAAGGCAGGAATCTCATAAACAGAAAATAAAACTCAATATTAATTAAAAGGAAACTTATGTGGTAAATATATGATTCCTTTTTTCAAAGGAATTTAATATGCCAGTAATAAAATCAGTAAAAGGAAAATTACCTCAAATACCAAATGATTGTTTCATAGCCGAAAATGCGACTATAGTAGGCGATGTTGTTATGGGAAATGAATGTAGTGTTTGGTTTAGCGCCGTAATACGAGGCGATGTAAATTTTATAAAAATGGGTAATAAAGTCAATGTGCAAGATGGTGCCGTTATACATGCTACATACAAAACAGCTCCAACAACCATTGGTAATAATGTATCTATAGGGCATAATGCTTTAGTACACGGTTGTACCATTCATGATAATGTTTTAGTAGGTATGGGAAGTATTATTATGGACGATTGCATTATAGAAAGCAATAGTATTATTGCTGCAGGAGCCGTATTAACTCAAAATACACATGTAGAGTCAGGAAGCATTTATGCAGGTGTTCCAGCAAAAAAAATAAAAGATATTAGTCAAGAATTAATTTCAGGGCAAATAGATAGAATTGCTAATAATTATATAAAATATTCTAGCTGGTTTAAGGAAGAGTAGGGCGTTACCCTTTGGGTCGCGCTTTAAGCAGTCGCTCTTTTCAAGGAGCTCCAACAAATGCTTCAATCGCTAACGCAGTTTATAACTTCAATTAAAAATTTAGATATTGTACTGCAAATTTAGAATTTAATAGTGATGCCAAAACATCAGGATTTGAATTTGTGTAAAATTTATTTTTAGTTTTTAAAAATTCGGTATTTAGAAGATTGTGTTTTTCTAATACAGCTTTTGTTTGTCGTGCTACGGCTTCACCAGAATCTATAATTTTAACATGATTAGGAAGTATATCTATAAGTAATGGCATTAAGTAAGGGTAATGAGTACAGCCTAAAACCAAATAATCAATATTGGCATCTATCATTGGTTTTAAATAGATATCTAAAAGTGTTTGCATCTCTTCAGAAAATAATTTACCATTTTCAATAAGCTCAACAATACCTACGCCTTGTTGCTCTATAACGTTAACATTACTAGCAAATAGTCCAGAAGTTTTAGAAAATAGCGCACTACTTAATGTTCCTTTAGTTGCTAAAATACCAATAGCGTTTGTTTTTGTGTTAAGTGCAGCGGGTTTTATGGCAGGTTCAATACCTATAAACGGTACGTGGTATGTTTTTCTAAGAAAGTCAATAGCATTTGTAGTTGCCGTGTTACAAGCCACAACAATTAGTTTGCAACCTTTATTAATTAAGTATTCTGTGTTTTTGATGCTTAAGTTAATAATAGCATCTTTCCCTTTTAAGCCATAAGGTGCATTGGCACTATCGGCTAAATATATGGTATGCTCGTTTGGTAAAAGATTATGAATTTCTTTCCAAATTGAGGTGCCACCAACACCCGAATCAAAAATACCAATAGGGTTTGTATCCATATATTACAAAAATAAAAAAGCTGCCTTGTAAAAAGCAGCTTTTAATATATTTATTTTAGGTTCTCCGATTTTATATATTGGAGTATTCTTTAATCAATTAGATACCTAATTCTTTTTTAACGTCGTCAAGTAAGTTTTTACCATCAGCTAAAATAGTAACACCTTGTGAAGAATCTAAAACATAGTCATATCCTTGAGCTCTAGATACTTTTAAAATAGCAGCTTTTGCTTTTTCTGAAACAGGTTGCATTAAATCAATTTCTTTCTTCTGTAAATCTTTTTGAGCATCTGCTTGAAATTGTTGAATACGTTGTTGTTTCTCTTGAAGTTCTTGACCTCTTATTGCGTTTTCTTCTTGAGTTTTTGTTGCAGCTTCAGCTTCAAATTGTTTTACCGTATTTTGATATTCTGTAGCCATAGCTTGAAAATCTGTTTGGTACGTTTTGCCTAATGCTTCTAATTCTGTTTGAGCTGCTTTAAACCCTGGCATCGCAGCAATTAATTCTTGTGTGTTTATATGGGCAACTTTAGTTTGAGCTTGTGTGAAACTGATAGTTCCAATACATAATGCAGTTGCTAATAATAGAGTTTTTAATTGTTTCATTTTAAATAGTATTA
The nucleotide sequence above comes from Flavobacteriaceae bacterium HL-DH10. Encoded proteins:
- a CDS encoding LytTR family DNA-binding domain-containing protein → MKLTSIIVEDEEISRDILKNYLKKYCPNVHVIGEASNIEEALVLIRNNDLDLVFLDVEMPYGNAFDLLDKVGDVNFETVFVTAYNHYAIDALNAHASYYLMKPISIDELIKAVDYVAEIKTKEDALQDEVLIPKTNSVHGKITIPQQNGFEVINTADILYCKADDNYTNIYLNNNKKKLVSKTLKYFEDALNNANFVRVHKSYLVNVNEVVKYLKGKGGSVILSNGQEIMVSASKKSDLLSYFK
- a CDS encoding gamma carbonic anhydrase family protein, producing MPVIKSVKGKLPQIPNDCFIAENATIVGDVVMGNECSVWFSAVIRGDVNFIKMGNKVNVQDGAVIHATYKTAPTTIGNNVSIGHNALVHGCTIHDNVLVGMGSIIMDDCIIESNSIIAAGAVLTQNTHVESGSIYAGVPAKKIKDISQELISGQIDRIANNYIKYSSWFKEE
- the murI gene encoding glutamate racemase, whose translation is MDTNPIGIFDSGVGGTSIWKEIHNLLPNEHTIYLADSANAPYGLKGKDAIINLSIKNTEYLINKGCKLIVVACNTATTNAIDFLRKTYHVPFIGIEPAIKPAALNTKTNAIGILATKGTLSSALFSKTSGLFASNVNVIEQQGVGIVELIENGKLFSEEMQTLLDIYLKPMIDANIDYLVLGCTHYPYLMPLLIDILPNHVKIIDSGEAVARQTKAVLEKHNLLNTEFLKTKNKFYTNSNPDVLASLLNSKFAVQYLNF
- a CDS encoding OmpH family outer membrane protein, which translates into the protein MKQLKTLLLATALCIGTISFTQAQTKVAHINTQELIAAMPGFKAAQTELEALGKTYQTDFQAMATEYQNTVKQFEAEAATKTQEENAIRGQELQEKQQRIQQFQADAQKDLQKKEIDLMQPVSEKAKAAILKVSRAQGYDYVLDSSQGVTILADGKNLLDDVKKELGI